A single Silvibacterium dinghuense DNA region contains:
- the eno gene encoding phosphopyruvate hydratase gives MTEIAAIHAREILDSRGNPTVEADVVLADGTLGRAAVPSGASTGEHEAVELRDGDKSHYLGKGVLQAVENVESIIAPELTGLDSTNQRLIDATMLGLDGTENKGKLGANAILAVSMAVARAAAKSLDIPLYRYLGGVNASILPTPMMNILNGGAHADNNVDFQEFMVMPVGAERFSDALRWGTEVFHTLKGVLKKRGYNTAVGDEGGFAPSLKSNVEAIEVILEAIELAGYKPGEDIAIALDPAASEFYNKETGKYVFKKSDKSERTSEEMAAFWQSWTQQYPIVSIEDGLAEDDWSGWRHLTELIGDRVQLVGDDLFVTNTERLQRGIDEAIANSILIKVNQIGTISETLEAIQLARRYGYTSIISHRSGETEDTFIADLAVGTGVGQIKTGSASRTDRIAKYNQLLRIEEELGQTAEFLGLEAVNFGE, from the coding sequence ATGACGGAGATTGCTGCCATTCATGCGCGCGAGATTCTCGATTCGCGCGGTAACCCGACTGTGGAAGCGGATGTGGTGCTGGCCGATGGCACCCTCGGTCGCGCGGCGGTACCCAGCGGCGCTTCAACCGGCGAGCATGAGGCGGTCGAGCTTCGTGACGGCGACAAGTCGCACTATCTCGGCAAGGGCGTGCTGCAGGCCGTCGAAAATGTCGAGAGCATCATCGCTCCCGAGCTCACCGGTCTTGATTCCACCAATCAGCGCCTGATCGACGCCACCATGCTCGGCCTCGACGGCACGGAAAACAAGGGCAAGCTTGGCGCCAACGCCATCCTCGCCGTTTCGATGGCCGTTGCCCGCGCGGCAGCGAAGTCGCTCGACATTCCCCTCTACCGCTATCTGGGCGGTGTGAATGCCTCCATTCTGCCCACCCCGATGATGAACATTCTCAACGGCGGCGCGCACGCGGATAACAACGTCGACTTCCAGGAATTCATGGTCATGCCGGTCGGCGCCGAGCGTTTCTCCGATGCGCTGCGCTGGGGCACGGAAGTCTTCCACACGCTGAAGGGCGTGCTGAAGAAGCGTGGCTACAACACCGCGGTCGGCGACGAGGGCGGCTTTGCTCCCTCGCTCAAGTCGAACGTGGAAGCCATCGAGGTCATTCTCGAGGCCATCGAGCTTGCCGGTTACAAGCCCGGTGAGGACATCGCGATCGCTCTCGATCCCGCGGCCAGCGAGTTCTACAACAAGGAAACCGGCAAGTACGTCTTCAAGAAGTCGGACAAGAGCGAGCGCACCAGCGAAGAAATGGCTGCCTTCTGGCAGAGCTGGACGCAGCAGTATCCGATCGTCTCGATCGAAGATGGTCTGGCCGAGGACGACTGGTCCGGCTGGCGTCATCTCACCGAGCTGATCGGCGACCGCGTGCAGCTGGTCGGCGACGATCTCTTCGTCACCAACACCGAGCGCCTGCAGCGCGGCATCGACGAGGCTATCGCCAACTCGATTCTGATCAAGGTCAACCAGATTGGCACCATCAGCGAGACGCTCGAAGCGATCCAGCTGGCGCGCCGCTATGGCTATACCTCGATCATCTCCCACCGCAGCGGCGAGACCGAGGACACCTTCATCGCCGACCTCGCGGTAGGCACGGGCGTGGGCCAGATCAAGACCGGCTCGGCCTCGCGTACGGACCGTATCGCGAAGTACAACCAGCTCCTCCGCATCGAGGAAGAGCTGGGCCAGACGGCGGAGTTCCTCGGCCTCGAAGCCGTGAACTTCGGCGAGTAA
- a CDS encoding VOC family protein translates to MAKTIPDGYHSIQPYLIFKGAAAAIDFYQRAFGVTERLRMPRPDGLIAHAELEFGDSCIMLADEHPEIGALSPEYYGGSPVSLMFYVDDCDAVYRQALAAGATSTREPADQPYGDRMAGVKDPFGYSWYLGTHIKDLTKNELEALKM, encoded by the coding sequence ATGGCCAAGACTATTCCTGACGGATACCACTCGATCCAGCCCTATCTCATCTTCAAAGGGGCGGCGGCGGCTATCGATTTCTACCAACGCGCATTCGGAGTGACAGAGCGGCTGCGCATGCCTCGGCCGGATGGACTCATCGCGCACGCCGAACTTGAATTCGGTGATTCCTGCATCATGCTGGCCGATGAGCACCCGGAGATCGGGGCACTGAGCCCGGAGTACTACGGCGGATCACCCGTAAGCCTCATGTTCTATGTAGACGATTGCGACGCGGTCTACCGGCAGGCACTGGCCGCAGGGGCGACCTCCACGCGTGAGCCGGCAGACCAGCCTTATGGCGACCGCATGGCCGGCGTGAAAGACCCGTTCGGCTACTCCTGGTACCTGGGGACGCATATCAAAGACCTGACGAAGAACGAGCTCGAAGCGCTGAAGATGTAG
- a CDS encoding DUF2059 domain-containing protein: protein MRRQVTLFGCCLLVAASAIAQQASTSASTPTKPASQAAPQQPAPPANPITDAQAHELMELTGASKMQEQLVTGMTAYFQQRIPFAPKDVIDDLVQSLSKVDLQTPIIALYKQHISTTDADAIIAFYKTPAGKNMIHTMPAIMMQSERIGAELGQKTAQQVFERHKPEIEAALKQYQAEHAPKSGSSTGTGSGSGSSTTSTAPAAKPQQ from the coding sequence ATGCGCAGGCAAGTCACGCTGTTTGGTTGCTGTCTCCTGGTGGCTGCTTCTGCGATTGCGCAGCAGGCTTCCACCTCCGCCTCCACCCCTACCAAGCCCGCCTCACAGGCTGCCCCGCAGCAGCCCGCGCCTCCGGCGAATCCGATTACCGATGCCCAGGCCCACGAGCTGATGGAGCTTACCGGCGCCTCGAAGATGCAGGAGCAGCTCGTGACGGGCATGACCGCATACTTCCAGCAGCGCATCCCGTTTGCCCCCAAGGATGTGATCGACGATCTCGTCCAGTCGCTCTCGAAGGTCGATCTCCAGACGCCGATCATCGCACTCTACAAACAGCACATCTCGACCACAGATGCGGACGCGATCATTGCGTTTTACAAGACGCCTGCCGGCAAAAATATGATCCACACCATGCCCGCGATCATGATGCAGAGCGAGCGTATCGGTGCAGAGCTAGGACAGAAGACCGCGCAGCAGGTCTTCGAGCGCCACAAGCCGGAGATCGAGGCTGCTCTGAAGCAGTATCAGGCCGAGCATGCGCCCAAGTCCGGCAGCTCGACAGGGACTGGCTCTGGAAGT
- a CDS encoding sodium:solute symporter family protein, whose translation MNLTLIDWLIMLLYFVFVLGIGFALKRFMKTSKDFFQAGRSLPAWICGLAFISANLGAQEVIGMGASGAKYGIATSHFYWIGAIPAMIFVGVFMMPFYYGSKARSVPEFLRLRFDEKTRAYNACSFAVMTVFSSGISMYAMARLIQTLHVFDGLFIHLGLPLGWIFHFAIVLSAIIVLGYIFLGGLTSAIYNEVLQFFLIVAGFAPLVWVGLKNVGGWNGLKAALPAAYTHSWRGMTNAHTNPLGVEWFGLSMGLAFVLSFGYWCTDFLVIQTAMATDTEESARRVPLIAAIPKMLFPFLVILPGLIAIATPAITSHATAMSAGAHAGDPAAMGKGLIPAKVDPVNGKVMYDEHGQPLLDYDLAIPNMLLHYFPTGILGLGLTALLASFMSGMAGNVTAFNTVWTYDLYQSYIKKNASDAHYLKMGRWATVGGILLSMMTAYAAMGFNNIMDTLQLVFSFVNAPLFATFLLGMFWKRTTGHAAFIGLVSGTVAAIIHHGLTLPADAHPGIHGGWITVMHLYPSEMAQNFWTAIWAFSTNFVLTALLSLVTKPHPESQLVGLVYSLTPKPVEHHMAWYARPKVIAVGLIAMLIALNLIFK comes from the coding sequence GTGAACCTGACACTTATCGACTGGCTCATCATGCTGCTGTACTTCGTGTTCGTGCTTGGCATTGGCTTTGCGCTCAAGCGGTTCATGAAGACCAGCAAAGACTTCTTCCAGGCCGGGCGCAGCCTGCCAGCCTGGATCTGCGGCCTCGCCTTTATCTCGGCCAATCTTGGCGCGCAGGAAGTCATCGGCATGGGCGCCTCGGGCGCGAAGTACGGCATCGCCACCAGCCACTTTTACTGGATCGGCGCCATCCCCGCGATGATCTTCGTCGGCGTCTTCATGATGCCGTTCTACTATGGCTCCAAGGCGCGCTCGGTACCCGAGTTTCTCCGCCTGCGCTTCGATGAAAAGACCCGCGCCTACAACGCCTGTTCGTTCGCGGTGATGACCGTTTTCTCTTCCGGTATCTCGATGTACGCGATGGCCCGCCTCATCCAGACCCTGCATGTCTTCGATGGACTCTTTATCCACCTGGGACTGCCGTTGGGCTGGATCTTCCACTTCGCCATCGTCCTTTCGGCGATCATTGTGCTCGGCTACATCTTCCTCGGCGGTCTCACCAGCGCCATTTACAACGAGGTGTTGCAGTTCTTCCTCATCGTTGCCGGCTTCGCGCCGCTGGTCTGGGTGGGCCTCAAGAATGTAGGCGGCTGGAACGGCCTGAAGGCTGCGCTCCCCGCGGCCTATACGCATTCCTGGCGTGGCATGACGAATGCCCATACCAATCCGTTGGGTGTCGAATGGTTTGGATTGTCCATGGGGCTGGCCTTCGTGCTTTCGTTCGGCTACTGGTGCACGGACTTTCTTGTGATCCAGACCGCCATGGCTACGGACACCGAAGAGTCGGCGCGCCGCGTGCCGCTCATCGCCGCAATCCCGAAGATGCTGTTTCCGTTCCTCGTCATCCTGCCCGGCCTGATCGCGATTGCGACCCCGGCAATCACCAGCCATGCTACGGCCATGAGCGCGGGTGCGCATGCCGGCGATCCGGCAGCCATGGGCAAGGGCCTGATTCCTGCGAAGGTTGACCCGGTGAACGGCAAGGTGATGTATGACGAGCACGGCCAGCCGCTGCTCGACTACGATCTCGCCATCCCCAACATGCTGCTGCATTACTTCCCGACGGGTATTCTGGGCCTCGGCCTCACCGCGCTGCTGGCCAGCTTCATGTCCGGCATGGCGGGCAACGTCACAGCCTTCAACACCGTCTGGACCTACGATCTCTACCAGTCCTACATCAAGAAGAATGCGAGCGATGCGCACTATCTCAAGATGGGCCGCTGGGCGACGGTCGGAGGCATATTGTTGTCGATGATGACGGCCTACGCTGCCATGGGCTTCAACAACATCATGGATACCCTGCAGCTGGTCTTCTCCTTCGTGAACGCGCCGCTCTTCGCGACCTTCCTGCTGGGCATGTTCTGGAAGCGCACCACAGGACACGCGGCCTTCATCGGCCTGGTCAGCGGCACGGTGGCAGCGATCATTCATCACGGCCTCACCCTGCCGGCGGACGCCCACCCCGGCATCCATGGCGGCTGGATCACGGTCATGCATCTCTATCCGAGCGAAATGGCGCAGAATTTCTGGACTGCAATCTGGGCCTTCTCCACCAACTTCGTGCTCACCGCGCTCCTCAGCCTGGTGACCAAGCCGCATCCCGAGTCGCAATTGGTCGGTCTGGTCTACTCGCTCACACCCAAGCCGGTGGAGCATCACATGGCCTGGTATGCGCGTCCCAAGGTGATTGCCGTCGGCCTCATTGCCATGCTGATCGCGCTCAACCTGATATTTAAGTAA
- a CDS encoding glycine zipper family protein, which translates to MKDLQMKGLRSAWKPGLLVVATLALSGAAWAQQATTPQSDQYQGVSQPPPDDTITASPDPAPPAVKPSPATPAAAPVQPAYVPPPPPVRPATPASDDNYDIVTSVPVQQNDATPYYRNTAPVGATLQTRDSNAGIVTSVSSPANELGEGTDIRVRLADRLSTRDTEAGTSFKGEITTAVFKDGRVIIPPGSVLKGRVMSVRQGHHLSGPATLRLRPDMVILPDGTAYHLYAQLVGTEARGTKTDAEGGVQPSSHWKKDTAEYGVGAGTGAVVGAEFAGPTGALVGAGVGATLVTAHLLMKHPEAAVLPAGSVVTFSLSEPMELTPTRN; encoded by the coding sequence ATGAAGGATCTACAGATGAAGGGTCTGCGCAGCGCATGGAAGCCGGGATTGCTCGTCGTTGCCACGCTGGCGCTCTCCGGAGCAGCCTGGGCGCAGCAGGCAACCACGCCGCAATCCGACCAGTATCAGGGCGTTTCGCAGCCACCGCCGGACGACACGATCACCGCATCGCCGGACCCCGCGCCCCCGGCAGTAAAGCCCTCTCCCGCCACGCCTGCGGCAGCTCCTGTACAGCCCGCGTATGTGCCGCCTCCACCGCCTGTGCGTCCTGCGACGCCCGCGAGCGATGACAACTACGACATCGTGACGTCCGTGCCGGTGCAGCAGAATGACGCCACACCGTATTACCGCAATACGGCGCCCGTAGGCGCAACACTGCAGACCCGCGATTCGAATGCCGGCATTGTGACCTCCGTTTCGTCTCCTGCCAATGAACTGGGCGAAGGCACCGACATCCGCGTGCGGCTTGCCGATCGGCTCTCCACCAGAGATACCGAGGCGGGCACGTCCTTCAAGGGCGAAATCACGACGGCGGTCTTCAAGGACGGCCGGGTCATCATTCCTCCGGGATCGGTGCTGAAAGGACGCGTCATGTCGGTGCGCCAGGGACATCACCTGAGCGGTCCAGCGACACTGCGCCTGCGGCCGGACATGGTGATTCTGCCCGATGGAACCGCGTATCACCTCTACGCGCAGCTGGTTGGGACCGAAGCCCGGGGCACAAAAACCGATGCCGAGGGCGGCGTACAGCCCAGCTCGCACTGGAAGAAGGATACGGCTGAATATGGCGTGGGCGCAGGTACCGGCGCAGTGGTCGGCGCCGAATTTGCCGGCCCGACCGGCGCACTGGTCGGCGCAGGTGTGGGCGCGACGCTGGTGACCGCCCATCTGCTCATGAAGCATCCCGAAGCCGCAGTTCTGCCGGCCGGCTCGGTGGTGACCTTCAGCCTGAGCGAGCCGATGGAGCTGACTCCGACGCGCAATTAA
- a CDS encoding DUF6597 domain-containing transcriptional factor: MQALSSPPPPLDRLISCFWYWETTPGSAPSHEFERLMPTGEASLVVQLNQEPIRVYDWQDTTHFGSFGHAVLAGPRSEPFVIETSQQERVFGIQFHPGGTFPFFREPGREFSNRDVCLSDLWGRGADRLRERLLACASVQAMFAAASATLLEQLVRPLALHPAVTYAAARMTAAPPRATVAALADEVGWSQRRLLDIFTEQIGLSPKSFCRVRRFQRVLHEVQRTRCMDWPQMALACGYYDQPHFIHDFRAFSGFTPTEYSARKTPHLNHVPLL; encoded by the coding sequence ATGCAGGCACTCTCCAGCCCACCTCCGCCGCTCGACCGCCTCATCTCCTGCTTCTGGTACTGGGAGACGACGCCCGGTTCTGCGCCTTCGCATGAGTTCGAACGGCTGATGCCAACCGGCGAGGCATCGCTGGTCGTGCAACTCAATCAGGAGCCGATCCGCGTCTACGACTGGCAGGACACCACACACTTCGGCAGTTTCGGGCATGCCGTACTGGCCGGACCACGCTCCGAACCCTTCGTCATTGAAACCAGCCAGCAGGAACGGGTCTTCGGCATCCAGTTCCATCCGGGTGGCACATTTCCCTTCTTTCGCGAACCGGGACGGGAGTTCTCCAATCGCGACGTATGCCTCTCCGATCTCTGGGGGCGCGGCGCAGACAGGTTGCGCGAGCGTCTGCTGGCCTGCGCATCTGTGCAGGCGATGTTCGCCGCCGCATCCGCTACGTTGCTCGAACAGCTTGTCCGGCCTCTCGCACTGCATCCCGCCGTGACGTATGCCGCCGCGCGCATGACCGCCGCGCCGCCGCGCGCTACCGTGGCTGCGCTCGCCGATGAGGTGGGATGGAGCCAGCGCCGGTTACTCGATATCTTTACCGAGCAGATCGGCCTGAGTCCGAAGAGCTTCTGCCGCGTGCGGCGCTTCCAGCGCGTGCTGCACGAAGTGCAGCGCACACGCTGCATGGACTGGCCGCAGATGGCGCTGGCATGCGGCTACTACGACCAGCCGCATTTTATCCATGATTTCCGCGCATTCTCAGGCTTTACACCAACCGAGTACAGCGCTCGCAAGACGCCGCACCTGAACCACGTTCCCCTGCTGTAA
- a CDS encoding serine/threonine-protein kinase produces MKNRMIEHYQLVRRIGAGGSGVVYLANDTLLMRPVVLKVLKRGSLTLEQMRTTVLREARMASAIEHPNVCAIYEVGEEGEEAFIVMQYVPGQSLDKLIARGPSSLQLVLSVGIQIADGLSAAHSLGIFHRDLKPANVMLTDGGLAKILDFGLARRLNPEEAEFDPAKPSRRKVGPVAATYTARGGTIAYMAPEQFVTGHSSVQSDLWALGVILYELASGRHPFARPDGDEFQSIRAIQFADPAPLEAPTELSSLIFRCLQKIPAERYASAADVREGLKTIMKALQIETGIIPGDAAANLPPSTAEAEKRATGLLSMLAERFRESADQKEKENTILVLPFQNFGPAQVAPLYGYALADAIAARLARMSSLVVRPSSALMHLPVSQMDPLAIGHKLLVEWVLAGNFFRSDQGFDLNWQLLNVPGESVRAGGAISVPSFDLIAVQTEICNEVFSSLQGLGQLSASAERTGARNQPLAEDLSEEYLQARAMLSSFMQRTGSKVDLDRARELFESVTERDNDFAPAFTGLGITHLQYVRHGFGGRLHVMAARRAFDRALEIDPGSVEANLYRVYMLLSRGEKESARHGIENLLQSASNDWNVHMVAGMTLRLDGMYEEALDQFNRSLSLNPSNAPMIYNHRARVYQYQNQLELAQEELDKGLTLEPKHPLLRTSVAYQRMRKGELRGAIELLEEVIRDDESMRMAFPTLAMCYAMVGERDRAARLIEEDSMAAAEADSEMAYRLATYFAVDGDESEALHWLRRAIYLGNENYPWFAKNPAWNRLHGHGDFERILDDLKKTYRRNQKNWKRLLGQLRQN; encoded by the coding sequence ATGAAAAATCGGATGATTGAGCACTACCAGCTGGTGCGGCGTATCGGCGCCGGCGGCAGCGGCGTCGTTTACCTGGCAAATGACACCCTCCTGATGCGGCCAGTCGTGCTCAAGGTCCTCAAGCGGGGCTCCCTTACCCTCGAGCAGATGCGCACCACCGTGCTCCGAGAGGCCCGCATGGCCTCGGCCATCGAGCACCCTAACGTCTGCGCTATCTACGAGGTAGGTGAAGAAGGCGAGGAAGCCTTCATCGTCATGCAGTATGTGCCCGGCCAGTCGCTGGACAAGCTTATCGCCCGCGGCCCCTCGAGCCTCCAGCTCGTTCTCTCTGTCGGCATCCAGATCGCCGACGGTCTCTCGGCTGCCCATTCGCTCGGCATCTTTCACCGCGACCTCAAGCCCGCCAACGTCATGCTGACCGACGGCGGCCTGGCCAAGATCCTCGATTTCGGCCTCGCCCGCCGTCTCAATCCTGAAGAGGCGGAATTCGACCCGGCCAAGCCCTCGCGCCGCAAGGTGGGCCCGGTCGCCGCAACCTATACCGCGCGCGGCGGCACCATCGCTTACATGGCTCCGGAGCAGTTTGTTACCGGCCACAGCAGCGTGCAGAGCGACCTCTGGGCCCTCGGTGTCATCCTTTATGAGCTGGCCAGCGGCCGCCATCCCTTTGCCCGCCCGGACGGAGACGAGTTCCAGAGCATCCGCGCCATCCAGTTCGCCGATCCCGCGCCTCTCGAAGCGCCGACCGAGCTCAGTTCACTCATCTTCCGCTGCCTGCAGAAGATTCCTGCCGAGCGCTATGCCAGTGCTGCCGACGTCCGCGAAGGTCTCAAAACCATCATGAAGGCGCTCCAGATCGAGACCGGCATCATTCCCGGCGATGCCGCGGCGAATCTGCCGCCCTCGACTGCCGAAGCGGAGAAGCGCGCCACCGGTCTGCTTTCGATGCTGGCCGAGCGTTTCCGCGAGTCCGCCGACCAGAAGGAGAAGGAGAATACCATTCTCGTTCTTCCTTTCCAGAACTTCGGCCCTGCGCAGGTCGCGCCGCTCTATGGCTATGCTCTTGCTGATGCCATCGCTGCGCGTCTGGCCCGCATGTCCTCGCTTGTCGTCCGTCCTTCGAGCGCCCTCATGCACCTGCCCGTATCGCAGATGGACCCGCTCGCTATCGGCCACAAGCTGCTCGTCGAATGGGTGCTTGCCGGCAATTTCTTCCGTTCCGATCAGGGATTCGACCTTAATTGGCAGCTGCTCAATGTTCCTGGTGAGAGCGTCCGCGCCGGCGGCGCCATCAGCGTTCCGTCCTTCGATCTCATCGCCGTGCAGACAGAGATCTGCAACGAGGTCTTCAGTTCGCTCCAGGGTCTCGGCCAGCTCAGCGCCTCGGCCGAGCGCACCGGCGCCCGCAATCAGCCTCTTGCCGAAGATCTTTCGGAAGAGTATCTGCAGGCTCGCGCCATGCTCTCGTCCTTCATGCAGCGTACCGGCAGCAAGGTTGATCTCGACCGCGCCCGTGAGCTTTTTGAAAGTGTCACCGAACGCGATAACGACTTTGCGCCAGCGTTTACCGGCCTCGGCATCACACATCTGCAGTATGTGCGCCACGGCTTCGGCGGACGCCTGCACGTGATGGCTGCGCGCCGCGCCTTCGACCGCGCCCTCGAAATCGATCCCGGCTCGGTCGAGGCCAATCTCTATCGCGTCTACATGCTGCTCTCGCGCGGCGAGAAGGAGTCGGCGCGTCACGGCATCGAGAATCTGCTCCAGTCCGCCTCCAATGACTGGAACGTGCACATGGTCGCCGGCATGACCCTGCGGCTCGACGGCATGTACGAGGAGGCGCTCGACCAGTTCAACCGCTCATTGAGTCTGAACCCCTCGAACGCGCCCATGATCTACAACCACCGCGCGCGCGTTTACCAGTATCAGAACCAGCTCGAGCTGGCACAGGAAGAGCTCGACAAGGGGCTTACCCTTGAGCCGAAGCATCCGCTGCTGCGAACCTCGGTCGCATACCAGCGCATGCGCAAGGGCGAGCTGCGCGGAGCCATCGAGCTATTGGAAGAGGTCATCCGCGACGACGAGAGCATGCGCATGGCTTTCCCCACGCTGGCCATGTGCTATGCCATGGTCGGAGAGCGAGACCGCGCCGCCAGGTTGATCGAGGAAGACTCGATGGCCGCCGCCGAGGCCGACAGCGAGATGGCTTACCGCCTCGCTACCTACTTCGCTGTCGATGGAGACGAGAGCGAGGCGCTGCACTGGCTGCGCCGCGCCATCTATCTCGGCAATGAGAATTACCCGTGGTTCGCCAAAAATCCAGCCTGGAACCGCCTGCACGGTCACGGCGACTTCGAGCGCATCCTCGACGACCTCAAGAAGACGTACCGCCGCAATCAGAAGAACTGGAAGCGGCTGCTGGGCCAGCTCCGCCAGAACTAG